Below is a window of Christensenella minuta DNA.
ACGACGCGCTTGCCCTGTTTCTCCGAGGAATTGCCCGTGAGGTATTGCTCCATCGTACTTTCAATACCAGACGCGCCAATGAGGTCGTTCTGGGAATATCCCTTGTCCCCGTAATCCTTGATTGTTTCCTCGTCCGTCATCTTTCCGAGATAGCCGACGATATGCGCCGCCACCTCGTCCTTTGGATAGATGCGAATCGAACTTTCGCCTACCTGTATCCCGTCCAGATGATCCGATTTTCCCTCGATCAGCGCGACCGTATCCATATTCACGTCCTCGCTGATAGTAATGGGAACATAGGCAAGGTAAGAAGAAAGCTGTACCTCCTGCCAGATTGAAAGCAGCTTGCGCGCCTGTTCGTAGGTATACTCCTCGGGAATGCGGTAGCGAATACGCAGGTCACGGTAGATTTCGTCCGCCGTCGCCGTTGTGGACACATACATGTTTTTACGCCAGTTTTTTTCTCGCTTGGCAATGTCCTCCGGGTTCGTGATGCCAAAATCAAAACCGAAAGTGCCGTCCTCGTTGCGCACGATATTAAACGTATCGATTGTCGTGCCGCCGCCTTGCTCAATAAGGGCAATGGCTTCGGAGAGGACGCTCGTGTAATATGCCTTATCCGTGGTGCTGTTGCGGGTGGGGTCCCGCAGGAATTCTATATCATAGCTGCTTTGGTCGTAGGCGAGCGGGATTCCCGTAATATCGGTAATCTGCCCGCGCGTCCCTTTCAGGGTCAGCGTCCTGATCTTTTTGCTCTCGGACTGCGAGGTAAGCTCACCGCCCTGCGTCAGCGTCAGGTTTCCAAGTCCCGTGCCGAGCGCTATAAAAGCCACAAGTACAATCGCCATCACGACGAAAAACCTGTTTTTTAACTTTTTAAACATTCTATCCTTTCCTCACTCAAAGCTCGTCCATAAAATGGGACGATACACGCGGACGCATCCACGCCTTCCTGTATAAAAGAGAAACCAACAGGTATGCCAAAAGAAGAAGTCCCCCGCAAAAAGCGGCAGAGGGCAGCATATCCCGAAGAAAAATCGCACCCAGATCGAACTGGCGCGCACCCTGCGCAAATACAATCAGCGCCATCACCAGCTCCTTGACAACATAACCGCCCACCCCAATCAGGAAGATATGGAGCGAATTGAATTTTTCCATCCTGTGCGCCACGATGCTTGCAGCCGCCGCAGCGACCGTGTAAGACAGCGCGTACATGCCGAGCGTCGTGGAAAACATCATATCCATCAAAAGCCCCGCCGCCGCTGCAAAAATAATAGGCGTAAGATTTTTTTCAACAAGCACAAGCGCGAGCACAAGCAGCAATACAAGGTCGATCTGTATGCCGAGGCCCGCAAGGTCGAATGATGCGCTGAAAACCGTGCCCGATAAGATCGTACCAATGACGCCCATCAGGATAAAAACCACATATCTCATGGCGCTACTCCTGCGACTGCGCTGCGTCCGAAGGCTGCGCGGACGGAGACGGGGCCGCCGTTTCGCCGACCGCAGCGCTGCCGATCACTTCATTGGCAGCGGAAATCGTGCCCGTTTCTTCGCCGTCCACCGCCGTTACTACAAACACCTCTTCCAGCCGGCGGAAATCCACCGCCGGTTCGATCCTGACATTCTTTCCTTCCGCTTCCGTATCCGAAGAAGACGCCACCTCCCCAATCAGGAATCCCTTGGGATAAACGCCGTCAAGGCCGGACGTAATGATCTTGTCGCCTTCCGTAATATCGGCGTCGAGAGGCAGGAACGTAATATACAGGGAATCGTCGAGGGAATTGCTCGAGATCGCGCCCTTGACGATCGCCTGCTCACGCGTACGCTCCATAATGGACGAAAGGCTGCTGCGCGCGTCGATGATCGCCATCACCTTGGAAGAGTTGAGGCTTACCTCTTCGATACGGCCCACAAGGCCGTCGGCCGTAATCACCGGCATATTCTCCTTTACGCCGTCCGCCCGTCCAAGGTTGATCGTAAACACGTCAAACCAGTTGCCCGGATTCTTCCCGGTGATCCGCGCAAGCTTCAGTTCCTGGTTGGTATTGCTCTGCTTATATTCAAGAAGCTCGGCAAGCCTCTCGTTCTCTTTTTTCAGTTCCTCATATTCGCGGGACTTGCTTTTGAATACCTCAAGCTCACTCTGGAGCTCCTGGTTTTTCTGTTCCTGGTCATCCTTATTGACGAGTCCGTCAAAGAAGCCGCCGATCCCCGACGATACCTGATAGAAGAACTCCTGCACAGGAGAAAAAATTCCTCCCGCCTGCCCCGCGCTCTGTGAAATGGTGCCGTTGCTGCTGCTCGCAACCAACAGGATTACGAGAACGATGATGATAATGACCGTTATAATCAGCGGTTTGTTCCTGAATATGCCCACAACCCGTCTGCCTTTCGTATTTACTGAACGCGCCTGCGCGCCCCTGCGGGCCCGTTCTGCCCGCGAATAAATAATTTGTTCAATTATACCATAAACACAGGAGGTTTGTCATATTGCGAAGTAAACTTTTTGTAACAATTCCGAAACATGATGATTGTGTGTGCGCCGCTGTCCTCAAGGCCCGTCAGCACATTTTGGGGCTGTCCTGTGCAAGAATACATTGCACGGCAGACGCCTCTCTGCGCGCGCCGCCTTGGCCCGGTCCGGCCGTCCTTTCGCCCTGCTTCCGGCTTTTCCCGGCCATTTCCGCCGCTTTCCCCGCCCATTTAAAAAATGTGGCGTGCGTAACATGGAGCCTGCGCGCAGCCTCCCGGCCGCTGATACGTTTTTCCTTCCACATCTCGTACACGCCCGGGAATTCCCCGGGA
It encodes the following:
- the mreD gene encoding rod shape-determining protein MreD is translated as MRYVVFILMGVIGTILSGTVFSASFDLAGLGIQIDLVLLLVLALVLVEKNLTPIIFAAAAGLLMDMMFSTTLGMYALSYTVAAAAASIVAHRMEKFNSLHIFLIGVGGYVVKELVMALIVFAQGARQFDLGAIFLRDMLPSAAFCGGLLLLAYLLVSLLYRKAWMRPRVSSHFMDEL
- the mreC gene encoding rod shape-determining protein MreC, translating into MGIFRNKPLIITVIIIIVLVILLVASSSNGTISQSAGQAGGIFSPVQEFFYQVSSGIGGFFDGLVNKDDQEQKNQELQSELEVFKSKSREYEELKKENERLAELLEYKQSNTNQELKLARITGKNPGNWFDVFTINLGRADGVKENMPVITADGLVGRIEEVSLNSSKVMAIIDARSSLSSIMERTREQAIVKGAISSNSLDDSLYITFLPLDADITEGDKIITSGLDGVYPKGFLIGEVASSSDTEAEGKNVRIEPAVDFRRLEEVFVVTAVDGEETGTISAANEVIGSAAVGETAAPSPSAQPSDAAQSQE